GCTCCAAAGTAATGATACCCAAAGCCATGACTATTCTGATACTGATTGGTGGATTCACTCTTTTTTCGTCCGGTGAACTGAAAGCTCAAGAGACTAAAGATAAAACAGTCACCACATTAGAGGAAGCCCTCAGGATCGGTTTATCGAATAACGGCAATGTGCAGGTAGCGAAAACCAATATCGAGTTGCAGGAACAAGGGAAAAAAGCTGCTTTTGATCCGGGCAAGACCAATATAGGTGCACAATATGGGCAGTACAACAGTTTTGAAAATGATTTTGCACTTAACCTGACCCAGCAATTTGATTTTCCAACGGTCTATACCAACCAGCACAAACTGGCAAAAGAAAAGACGGAAGGAAGCCAGATGCAACTGGCGGTAACTGAGAACAGCCTGAAACGAGACATCCGCCAAAGTTGGTATCAACTTGCCTATTTAAGGGAAAAGGAAAAGTTGTTGTTGTATCAGGATACTATTTATGGTCGGTTTCTACATGCAGCCACCATCCGTTATGAAACGGAAGCTACCAGCTACCTGGAAAAAGCAGCAGCAGAAACCAAGGTGATGGAAATCCAAAATACACTTAAACTAATAGCATCGGACATTGCCATTCAGGAGAAGCAGCTTCGTATCCTCCTGAACGATACAACCGGAATCCACTTTATGCCAGGGGTCTTAGCCGAAAGGACTATGGCGGGTATTCAGGATTCAACACAAGTAGCCAATAATCCTCTACTTGCCTATGCCAAACAGCAGATTGATATTGCTGGTGCTGAAAAAGCAGTCCAGTCGTCCAAAATGCTGCCCGGGTTATCAGTCGGATATTTCAATCAATCACTAATAGGACAATTAACTACAACTGGTGATATTGCAGGCCCTTCTAATCGATTTTCCGGAGTGCAAGTTGGCATTTCAATACCGATATTTTACGGTTCTTATAAGGCCAATATAAAATCAGCCCAGCTCAAAGAGCAGATGGCCGAAACCAATGCTAATTACTACACTTCCGTCCTTCAGGGGCAGTACGAACAGCAGCTACAGGAAGTGTTCAAATACGGGGGGAGCTTGAGCTACTATAAGGACAAAGCAATTCCACAAGCAAATCTCATCATTGGCAATGCTCAAAAGAGTTTCGAGAATGGAGCCATAGATTATGTGGAATATTTTCAAAATCTAAATCAGGGGCTGGAACTGAAATTCAATTATCTCAATACATTAAACGGGTACAACCAGGCCATTATCAATCTGGAATACCTGATTGGTCAATAATATAAAAAACTGAATAATATGAACTCTTACATAAAAAATTACACTACTCCATTGTTAAAGACTTGGAGTATTGGCAGCTTGTTCGTTGCAGCAAGTTTATTCATTGTATCGTGTGGAAACTCGGTGAATAAAGAAGAAGGGGAAGAACTAGAAGAAGAACATGTTGAAGAAGTACTCTTTTCTACCCAGCAATTTCAATCGCTAAGAATGAAGGTAGATACTTTACCACTTCGCAACATCTCCTCCTATGTGGATGCAAACGGACAATTGGAAGTACCCCCACAAAATGAAGCAGCGGTTACAGCCGTCATAGGTGCGAACATTATCAGCATTAAAGTAATTGAAGGCGATAAAATAAAAAAAGGACAGGTACTGGCATACCTCAACCATCCTGACCTGATTAAACTACAAACCGATTACATCAATAGCTGGAACCAACTTCAATACATTGATAAAGAATACCAGCGTCAAAAGACGCTCTATGATGAAAAAGTAGGGTCAGGAAAAGAATTTCAGAAAACACAGGCGGATTACCAGTCAATGAAAGGAACGGTAGTAGGTTATGAAGCACAGTTAAGACTATTGGGATTGAGCCTTATGAAAATACAGCAAGGTGAAATCTACGATCAAGTACCAGTATCCACTCCTATTTCAGGATACGTACGACATGTAAATGTAAAAACAGGCCAATATGTACAGCCACAAACCGAGATGTTTGAAATCGTCAATATAGATCACATCCATACCGATTTAACGGTGTTTGAAAAAGACATACACAAGGTAAAAGAAGGCCAGAAAGTTAAGTTTTCTATTGAATCCTTGCCAGGAAAAGAACTGGAAGCAACCATTTATTCAGTAGGTAAAGCATTCGAGCAAGACCCTAAGGCCATTCACCTTCATGCAGAAATTCATAATAAGGAAGGATTGCTTATTCCCGGTATGTATGTGCGGGGACGTATCATAATTGATGACGTTCGTTGTTATGCTCTGCCTGAAGCTGCTGTAATTAGAGATGGTGATAAATATTTCATTTTCACGGCTGAGAAGAAAGATGAAGATGGTGAAGTTGAGTGGGAATTTGTACCGGAGGAAATTATTGTTGGAGCAATGGATAACGGTTGGATAGAAGTTAAACTTCTCCAACCATTAGAAGAAGGTACAACTGTCGCTTGGAACAATGCATATTACTTATTAGCAGAAATGAAAAAGGGTGAGCTGGGAGATGATGATTAAAGATAGAAGTATGAAAAAAACAATATTCAAAATATCGAGAATGGACTGCTCCTCTGAGGAACAGTTAATTCGTATGAAAT
Above is a genomic segment from Cryomorphaceae bacterium 1068 containing:
- a CDS encoding efflux RND transporter periplasmic adaptor subunit; this translates as MNSYIKNYTTPLLKTWSIGSLFVAASLFIVSCGNSVNKEEGEELEEEHVEEVLFSTQQFQSLRMKVDTLPLRNISSYVDANGQLEVPPQNEAAVTAVIGANIISIKVIEGDKIKKGQVLAYLNHPDLIKLQTDYINSWNQLQYIDKEYQRQKTLYDEKVGSGKEFQKTQADYQSMKGTVVGYEAQLRLLGLSLMKIQQGEIYDQVPVSTPISGYVRHVNVKTGQYVQPQTEMFEIVNIDHIHTDLTVFEKDIHKVKEGQKVKFSIESLPGKELEATIYSVGKAFEQDPKAIHLHAEIHNKEGLLIPGMYVRGRIIIDDVRCYALPEAAVIRDGDKYFIFTAEKKDEDGEVEWEFVPEEIIVGAMDNGWIEVKLLQPLEEGTTVAWNNAYYLLAEMKKGELGDDD